CAGTTGGAAAAAGAGTATAAAGAAACAAGTGAACAAAAAGAATACCAACAAGACATCGCTAAAAAATTAAAAGACGATGATTATGCAACAAAATATGCACGCGCTAAGTATTCTTTTTCAAAAGATGGTGAATATGTTTATACCATCCCAGATTTACTCCCCCAATAACCGATGGAAAATATCTTACAAACAGTTAAACAATTTCTTGAATTTTCGGATGAAAAATTAGAGGAATTAAAAAAGAAAAACCAAATGATCAAACTTCAAAAGGATGAAAAGGAAAGGAATACAGGTGTCTAAACGATTTCTGCTCCTATTGTTAGTTCCAATTTTATTTATTGGGTCTCAAGCAGCGAGTATCGAGCAGTCTGAGTCTTCTCAGACAATGGCTCATCCATCAGAACTTTATTTTTCTTCAATTCCAGCGAACCCGAATGTCTATCGCAAAATTTCTGTTTTTTCTGATCCTCAGTTGAAAAAAGCAAAAGGAGAAATTCTTCCCAACACACCGTTTACAATCGAACAACTCTTTGTAAATGATGAAGGGAAAGCTGTATTTAAAATAGCAGATAAAGGATATGTATTAGCAGATTCTTCTGTCATTTTTTCTGATGTTGTACAAGAAACACAAGAAAAAAAACAAGACATGTGGCTAAAACCTGGTTTTAAAGTGTATGACCGACCCTTAATAAATGGTGCAAAAGAAAAAAATACACCTCTTTCTCCTTATACAAAAGTGACAGTCTTACGTACAGCTAAGACTTTACGAGATGAATTTGTGGAGATTGAAGGTCAGGGCTGGGTGAACAAAGCATTCGTTACTGAAAAAGATAATCGAATGGAAAAAGTCCAGGACTTGTTAAATAGTAAATACAATTCTCCTTCGTATGGAATCTATGTAAAACAATTAGAGACTGGAAATACTGCTGGAATCAATCCGCAAAAAGAAATGTATTCTGCCAGTGTAACGAAATTACCATACTTGTACTACGTCCAAGAACAGCTCAATAAAAAAGCCATTTCTCCAACTACAACCTACAAATATATTCCAGAAGTCAATGATTTCAAAGGTGGCTATGAACCAGAAGGAAGTGGTAGCCTTTCAAAAACACCAGATGGAAAAGAATATAGTGTTCAAGAGTTGGTAGATAAAATTGCAAAAGAATCAGATAATGTTGGACATAATATCTTGAATTATTATGTCACTCATCAATCAGATCAAGACTTCCAAAAAACTTTGGATAAAATTGCAAAGAAACATTGGGATGTTGAAAAAAGAGAAGCATCCGCTGAAATGGCTGGCAATGTCATGGAGGCTGTCTATCAACAAAATGGCTCTATTATTGATGCGCTCTCCTCTACAAAATATGATGATCAACGGATTGCGCGTGACCTTCCAGTAAAAGTTGCTCATAAAATTGGAGATGCCTATGATTTTAGACATGATGTTGCGATTGTATACACAAATTCACCCTATGTAATAGCCATTTTTACAGATCATTCGAATTATGATACGATTTCCAACATTTCAAAGGATATCTATGAGGTATTGAAATAATGGAAAAGCGATTTTTAGAGTTTTGTGAAAAACAAGATCTATTTACTCCCCATCGCCGTGTTTTGGTTGCCTTATCTGGTGGATTGGATTCAATGAATCTGTATGAACTTTTATATAAGAATAAAGAACGATTGAAAATCCATCTGGTACTCGCTCATGTCAATCATGGACAAAGGCCAGAATCAGATTTAGAAGAAAGTGAACTTCGAACGCTAGCTAATAGGCGAGAGACACGTATTCATGTGGCTCACTATTCGGGTGATTTTACGGAAGCAAAAGCTCGTACCTTTCGTTATGATTTTTTTAAACAGATTATGGAGAAAGAGGATTGCACTGCTTTAGTAACAGGTCATCATGCAAATGATCAAGCTGAAACAACTTTCATGCGCTTGATACGAGGAACAAAATTACGCCATTTAAGTGGTATTCCTGTACGCCAACCATTTGGCAAGGGTGAGTTAATCCGTCCTTTGTTAACTTTTACCAAAGATGAGTTGATGGAAATCCCTCACTTTGAAGACAGTAGCAATGACTCACAGGACTATTTTCGAAATCGTGTACGCCATCAATACCTTCCTGAATTTGAAAAAGAAAATCCCCAAATGCAAGCAAGTCTTCGCTATTTAGCAGAGGAAGTGACTCATTGGCACCAAGCACTAAAAGAATTGACTAGCGAGTTAAGCATTCAAGATTTAGCTTCTTTTAGAACGTATTCTCATTCTGTACAATCATTCTTATTAGAAGAGTATTTGGCACAATTCCCAGATTTGCAACTTGGTAGGGTACAGTTTCAAGAATTATTAAATTTACTGCGAAAAAAAAGAAATTGCGTTCATTATTTAAAGTCGAATTATGAACTACATCAAGAATATGATTTCTTTGAAATACAAAAAATCAGTCAAAAGTCGGATGACCAACCCCTCCCATTTTTGTTAGAATTTGGGAATATCTTTGAAATTGCAAATTATAAACTATCTTTTGGACAACCATTAGTAGGGGAAAATGTAGAAATTCTTTCTGTTTCACGCGAAACTCCCATCTTAATTAGAGGGAGAAAGGAAGGAGATCAGCTGCTTGTTAATGGCCACCATCAAAAATTAAGACGGTGGTTTATCAACCATAAAATTCCAATTTCGCTTCGGCAAAAAGCTCTCATTATAGAACAGAATCATAATATTCTTTCTGTAGTGGGATTGGTAACGAGTGATTTGAGTAAGCCCTCAAAAAGTGGTATAATGAAAGATAGTCTTTATATTCAAAAAATAGATAGGTAAAAACATGTTAGAAAAAGATATAAAAAAAGTATTGGTTTCACATGATGAAATTGTAGAAGCAGCAAAGAAATTGGGTGAAACCCTCACAAAAGAGTACCAAGGAAAAAATCCAATTTTTGTTGGAATTTTGAAAGGCTCTGTTCCATTTATGGCAGAGTTGATCAACCACGTGGATACACATATTGAATTGGATTTTATGCTGGTTTCAAGTTATCATGGTGGTACGGCAAGCTCAGGTATTATTAATATTATCAAGGATATCGACCAAGATATTACTGGTAGAGATATTTTATTTGTAGAAGATATTATCGATACAGGTAAAACTCTCAAGAGTCTAAAAGAACTCTTTGAAGAAAGAAATGCAGCATCTGTAAAGATTGCTACCTTACTGGATAAACCTGAAGGCCGTTTGGTTGAGATTGAAGCAGATTACACCTGCTTTACGATTCCAAATGAGTTTGTTGTAGGATATGGTTTAGACTATGATGAAAATTATCGTAACCTACCCTATGTTGGTGTATTAAAAGAGGAAGTGTACTCAAAATAGAGGAGACTAGATGAATAACAGAAAAAATAACGGTTTTGTCCGAAATCCATTTCTGTATTTGTTGATTATTGTAGCGGCTGTGACAGGATTCCAGTACTTTTTTGCGGGTAATGGGGTTGGTCAAAGTCAGCAAATCAACTACACAGAATTGGTCAAAGAAATTAAAAATGATAATGTAAAAACGATCAGTTACCAACCAAATGGTAGTGTGATTGAAATTGCAGGTACCTATAATAAAGCAAAAGAATCAAAAGAAGATACAGGAATTCAATTTTTTACCCCAAGTGTTCAAAAAGTATCTCGCTTTACTAGTGTCATCCTTCCATCTGATATCACCGTCAATGAATTACAAAAATTAGCAGCTGACCACAAAGCAGAAATCACCATCAAGCGTGAGAGCTCAAGTGGCATGTGGATAACAATTCTCACTTCAATTGTTCCATTTGTTATCGTCATGTTCTTCTTCTTCTCAATGATGAACCAAGGCGGTGGCGGAGGTGCCAGAGGTGCCATGAACTTTGGTCGTAATAAAGCCCGCGCTGCTAATAAAGAAGATATTAAAGTTCGTTTTTCAGATGTAGCAGGAGCTGAAGAAGAAAAACAAGAACTTGTTGAAGTTGTTGAATTTTTAAAAGATCCAAAACGCTTTACTAAATTGGGTGCAAGAATCCCAGCAGGTGTGCTTCTTGAAGGCCCTCCCGGAACTGGTAAAACCCTTTTAGCAAAAGCAGTAGCTGGTGAAGCTGGAGTGCCATTCTTCAGTATCTCTGGTTCTGACTTCGTTGAAATGTTTGTCGGAGTCGGTGCTAGCCGGGTTCGTTCACTTTTTGAAGATGCTAAAAAAGCAGCTCCAGCCATTATCTTTATCGATGAAATTGATGCTGTTGGGCGCCAACGTGGTGTAGGTCTTGGTGGTGGAAATGATGAACGTGAACAAACCCTTAACCAGCTCTTGATTGAGATGGATGGTTTTGAAGGCAACGAAGGAATCATTGTTATCGCAGCAACTAACCGTTCTGATGTCCTTGACCCTGCCCTTCTTCGTCCTGGCCGTTTTGACCGTAAAGTATTAGTTGGACGTCCAGATGTGAAAGGTCGTGAGGCAATTCTTCGTGTTCATGCTAAGAATAAGCCACTTGCTCAAGATGTGGACTTGAAATTGGTTGCTCAACAAACACCAGGATTTGTCGGTGCTGATCTCGAAAATGTTTTGAACGAAGCGGCCTTGGTTGCAGCTCGTCGAAATAAAAAAGTAATTGATGCTGCTGATATCGATGAAGCAGAAGATCGTGTTATTGCAGGTCCATCTAAGAAAGATCGGACGATTTCACAAAAAGAACGTGAAATGGTTGCTTATCACGAAGCTGGTCATACAATCGTTGGTCTGGTCTTATCAAATGCTCGTGTAGTTCATAAAGTTACGATTGTTCCACGTGGTCGTGCAGGCGGTTACATGATTGCCCTTCCTAAAGAAGATCAAATGTTACTTTCTAAAGAAGATATGAAAGAACAATTAGCTGGGCTCATGGGAGGACGTGTTGCCGAAGAAATTATTTTCAATTCACAAACAACGGGTGCTTCAAATGACTTTGAACAAGCTACCCAAATGGCGCGTGCAATGGTAACAGAATATGGTATGAGTGAAAAACTTGGACCAGTCCAATATGAAGGAAATCATGCGATGTTTGGTGCTCAAAGCCCACAAAAAATGATTTCAGAACAAACTGCTTACGAAATTGATGAAGAAGTTCGTGGTTTGTTGAATGAAGCCCGTAATAAAGCGGCAGAAATTATTCAAGGAAATAGAGAAACGCATAAACTAATTGCGGAAGCTCTATTAAAATATGAAACCTTGGATAGTGTTCAAATTAAATCATTATATGAAACAGGAAAAATGCCTGAAAATTCAGAGCATGAATTAGAAGAGGAAGCAAAACCTCTATCATATGATGAGATTAAGTCAAAATTAGAAGAAAATAACTAATTCAAAAGAAGGAAAATATTTCCTTCTTTTTTTATTAAAAAAGTGTTGACAGAGTAAAAATATTCTGTATAATAGAATATGTTGTAAAAATGGTCCGTTGGTCAAGGGGTTAAGACACCGCCTTTTCACGGCGGTAACACGGGTTCGAATCCCGTACGGACTATCGATAAACTGTCACCAAGTGGCAGTTTTTTTGTGTATTTGGACAAAATAGTTAAAAATAATAACCAAATAGTTAAAAAAAGGTGCAGAATAGAAAAAAAGCCCAAAGGGCTTCTTTATTTTTATAAAATACAGATAAAAGTAAAGGAGAGCTTATGGAATTTAATAAAATGTATCAAAAAGTAAAATATATCGTAAGAAAATGTGAAAAAGAGTATTATATTCAATTATGGGAAAAGGATGATTGGGAACAAGAAGGTCAGCTAACTCTGTTTGAACTTTATCAAAAAAATCCTGAAATTGAAACAAATGAAGAATTACTTTATACATATTTCAAAACAAAATTTAGAAATCATATTAAAGATAAAATAAGACAACAGGAAAGTGATAAGAGAAAAATTAATAGACTTCCATATATTGAAATCGGAGAAATTAGTCACAGAATTTCATCAAGAAAAATATATTTAGATGAGCTGGTTGTTCTGAGAGATGCATTAAAACGTTTTAAAGAAAAATTAACAGTAAAAGAAAAAGAACAATATGAAGCATTACTAGCAAACAGAAGATGTCTAGGAAAAACAAAAATGAAAAAGAAATTAGAGAACTATCTAAAGGATTTTAAAAATTCAATTTAAGAACTGAAAGTTGACAGTGTATAAATGAACTTTCAAAAAAATAAAAAATTTTGGAAAAAAGTGTTGACAGTAAGAGAAGGTCATGATATACTAATATAGTTGTCGCGCGAGAGCGACAAAGACCTTTGAAAACTGAACAAGACGAACCAATGTGCAGGGCGCTATAACGAAAGTTATAGTAACTGAACAATAAAAAAACAATAAATCTGTCAGTGACAGAATGAGTTTAAGACAAACAATTATTTTAATGAGAGTTTGATCCTGGCTCAGGATGAACGCTGGCGGCGTGCCTAATACATGCAAGTAGAACGCTGAAGCTTGGTGCTTGCACCGAGCGGATGAGTTGCGAACGGGTGAGTAACGCGTAGGTAACCTGCCTCTTAGCGGGGGATAACTATTGGAAACGATAGCTAATACCGCATAAAAGTCGATATCGCATGATAATGATTTGAAAGGTGCAATTGCATCACTAAGAGATGGACCTGCGTTGTATTAGCTAGTTGGTGAGGTAACGGCTCACCAAGGCGACGATACATAGCCGACCTGAGAGGGTGATCGGCCACACTGGGACTGAGACACGGCCCAGACTCCTACGGGAGGCAGCAGTAGGGAATCTTCGGCAATGGGGGCAACCCTGACCGAGCAACGCCGCGTGAGTGAAGAAGGTTTTCGGATCGTAAAGCTCTGTTGTAAGAGAAGAACGAGTGTGAGAGTGGAAAGTTCACACTGTGACGGTAACTTACCAGAAAGGGACGGCTAACTACGTGCCAGCAGCCGCGGTAATACGTAGGTCCCGAGCGTTATCCGGATTTATTGGGCGTAAAGCGAGCGCAGGCGGTTAGATAAGTCTGAAGTTAAAGGCTGTGGCTTAACCATAGTACGCTTTGGAAACTGTTTAACTTGAGTGCAGAAGGGGAGAGTGGAATTCCATGTGTAGCGGTGAAATGCGTAGATATATGGAGGAACACCGGTGGCGAAAGCGGCTCTCTGGTCTGTAACTGACGCTGAGGCTCGAAAGCGTGGGGAGCAAACAGGATTAGATACCCTGGTAGTCCACGCCGTAAACGATGAGTGCTAGGTGTTGGGTCCTTTCCAGGACTCAGTGCCGCAGCTAACGCATTAAGCACTCCGCCTGGGGAGTACGACCGCAAGGTTGAAACTCAAAGGAATTGACGGGGGCCCGCACAAGCGGTGGAGCATGTGGTTTAATTCGAAGCAACGCGAAGAACCTTACCAGGTCTTGACATCCCTCTGACCGCTCTAGAGATAGAGTTTTCCTTCGGGACAGAGGTGACAGGTGGTGCATGGTTGTCGTCAGCTCGTGTCGTGAGATGTTGGGTTAAGTCCCGCAACGAGCGCAACCCCTATTGTTAGTTGCCATCATTTAGTTGGGCACTCTAGCGAGACTGCCGGTAATAAACCGGAGGAAGGTGGGGATGACGTCAAATCATCATGCCCCTTATGACCTGGGCTACACACGTGCTACAATGGCTGGTACAACGAGTCGCGAGTCGGTGACGACAAGCTAATCTCTTAAAGCCAGTCTCAGTTCGGATTGTAGGCTGCAACTCGCCTACATGAAGTCGGAATCGCTAGTAATCGCGGATCAGCACGCCGCGGTGAATACGTTCCCGGGCCTTGTACACACCGCCCGTCACACCACGAGAGTTTGTAACACCCGAAGTCGGTGAGGTAACCATTTGGAGCCAGCCGCCTAAGGTGGGATAGATGATTGGGGTGAAGTCGTAACAAGGTAGCCGTATCGGAAGGTGCGGCTGGATCACCTCCTTTCTAAGGAAAAGGAAACCTGTACGTTGGTCTTGTTTAGTTTTGAGAGGTCTTGTGGGGCCTTAGCTCAGCTGGGAGAGCGCCTGCTTTGCACGCAGGAGGTCAGCGGTTCGATCCCGCTAGGCTCCATTAACACTTTAAGGAGTGTTAAGATTGAACATTGAAAATTGAATATCTATATCAAATAGTAACAAGAAAATAAACCGAAACGCTGTAAATATTTAAAGAGTTTAGGTCGCAAGACCAAAAATAAGGTTAAGTTAATAAGGGCGCACGGTGGATGCCTTGGCACTAGAAGCCGAAGAAGGACGTGACAAACGACGAAATGCTTTGGGGAGCTGTAAGTAAGCGACGATCCAGAGATGTCCGAATGGGGGAACCCACTAGCTGATGGCTAGTACTCCTATCTGTTAAGGATAGGTAGAGGAAGACGCAGTGAACTGAAACATCTAAGTAGCTGCAGGAAGAGAAAGCAAAAGCGATTGCCTGAGTAGCGGCGAGCGAAACGGCAGGAGGGCAAACCGAGGAGTTTACTCCTCGGGGTTGTAGGACTGCAATGTGGACTTAAAGATTATAGAAGAATGACATGGGAAGGTCAGCCAAAGAGAGTAAGAGCCTCGTATTCGAAATAGTCTTTATACCTAGCAGTATCCTGAGTACGGTGGGACACGAGAAATCCCGTCGGAATCTGGGAGGACCATCTCCCAACCCTAAATACTCTCTAGTGACCGATAGTGAACCAGTACCGTGAGGGAAAGGTGAAAAGCACCCCGGGAGGGGAGTGAAATAGAACCTGAAACCGTGTGCCTACAACAAGTTCGAGCCCGTTAATGGGTGAGAGCGTGCCTTTTGTAGAATGAACCGGCGAGTTACGATATGATGCGAGGTTAAGTTGAAGAGACGGAGCCGTAGGGAAACCGAGTCTGAATAGGGCGGATTAGTATTATGTCGTAGACCCGAAACCATGTGACCTACCCATGAGCAGGTTGAAGGTGAGGTAAAACTCACTGGAGGACCGAACCAGGGCACGTTGAAAAGTGCTTGGATGACTTGTGGGTAGCGGAGAAATTCCAAACGAACTTGGAGATAGCTGGTTCTCTCCGAAATAGCTTTAGGGCTAGCGTCGACATTAAGATTCTTGGAGGTAGAGCACTGTTTGGGTGAGGGGTCCATCCCGGATTACCAATCTCAGATAAACTCCGAATGCCAATGAATTATGGTCGGCAGTCAGACTGCGAGTGCTAAGATCCGTAGTCGAAAGGGAAACAGCCCAGACCACCAGCTAAGGTCCCAAAATAATTGTTAAGTGGAAAAGGATGTGGGGTTGCACAGACAACTAGGATGTTAGCTTAGAAGCAGCTATTCATTCAAAGAGTGCGTAATAGCTCACTAGTCGAGTGACCCTGCGCCGAAAATGTACCGGGGCTAAAACAATTTACCGAAGCTGTGGATACCTTTATAGGTATGGTAGGAGAGCGTTCTATGTGTGGAGAAGGTGTACCGTGAGGAGCGCTGGAACGCATAGAAGTGAGAATGCCGGTATGAGTAGCGAAAGACAGGTGAGAATCCTGTCCACCGTAAGACTAAGGTTTCCAGGGGAAGGCTCGTCCGCCCTGGGTTAGTCGGGACCTAAGGAGAGACCGAAAGGTGTATCCGATGGACAACAGGTTGATATTCCTGTACTAGAGTATGTAGTGAAGGAGGGACGCAGTAGGCTAACTAAAGCGTGCGACTGGAAGTGCACGTCTAAGCAGTGAGGTGTGAATTGAGTTAAATGCTTAATTCTATAACATTGAGCTGTGATGGGGAGCGAAGTTTAGTAGCGAAGTTAGTGACGTCACACTGCCAAGAAAAGCTTCTAGCGTTAATCATACTCTACCCGTACCGCAAACCGACACAGGTAGTCGAGGCGAGTAGCCTCAGGTGAGCGAGAGAACTCTCGTTAAGGAACTCGGCAAAATGACCCCGTAACTTCGGGAGAAGGGGTGCTGGCTTTAAGTCAGCCGCAGTGAATAGGCCCAAGCAACTGTTTATCAAAAACACAGCTCTCTGCTAAATCGTAAGATGATGTATAGGGGGTGACGCCTGCCCGGTGCTGGAAGGTTAAGAGGAGTGCTTAGCGTAAGCGAAGGTATGAATTGAAGCCCCAGTAAACGGCGGCCGTAACTATAACGGTCCTAAGGTAGCGAAATTCCTTGTCGGGTAAGTTCCGACCCGCACGAAAGGCGTAATGATTTGGGCACTGTCTCAACGAGAGACTCGGTGAAATTTTAGTACCTGTGAAGATGCAGGTTACCCGCGACAGGACGGAAAGACCCCATGGAGCTTTACTGCAGTTTGATATTGAGTGTCTGTGCCACATGTACAGGATAGGTAGGAGCCATTGAGATCGGGACGCCAGTTTCGATGGAGGCGTTGTTGGGATACTACCCTTGTGTTATGGCCACTCTAACCCGGTAGGTTCATCATCTACGGAGACAGTGTCTGACGGGCAGTTTGACTGGGGCGGTCGCCTCCTAAAAGGTAACGGAGGCGCCCAAAGGTTCCCTCAGAATGGTTGGAAATCATTCGCAGAGTGTAAAGGTATAAGGGAGCTTGACTGCGAGAGCTACAACTCGAGCAGGGACGAAAGTCGGGCTTAGTGATCCGGTGGTTCCGTATGGAAGGGCCATCGCTCAACGGATAAAAGCTACCCTGGGGATAACAGGCTTATCTCCCCCAAGAGTTCACATCGACGGGGAGGTTTGGCACCTCGATGTCGGCTCGTCGCATCCTGGGGCTGTAGTCGGTCCCAAGGGTTGGGCTGTTCGCCCATTAAAGCGGCACGCGAGCTGGGTTCAGAACGTCGTGAGACAGTTCGGTCCCTATCCGTCGCGGGCGTAGGAAATTTGAGAGGATCTGCTCCTAGTACGAGAGGACCAGAGTGGACTTACCGCTGGTGTACCAGTTGTCTTGCCAAAGGCATCGCTGGGTAGCTATGTAGGGAAGGGATAAACGCTGAAAGCATCTAAGTGTGAAACCCACCTCAAGATGAGATTTCCCATGATTTTATATCAGTAAGAGCCCTGAGAGATGATCAGGTAGATAGGTTAGAAGTGGAAGTTGTGTGAGCAATGGAGCGGACTAATACTAATAGCTCGAGGACTTATCCAAAGAGTCAGAAGATATTGACAATGTAAGGTTAACTTGTTAGAATATAGATGTTCAATTTTGAATGTTTAATCATTCAGAGTTAAGTGACGATAGCCTAGGAGATACACCTGTACCCATGCCGAACACAGCAGTTAAGCCCTAGAACGCCGGAAGTAGTTGGGGGTTGCCCCCTGTGAGATAAGGTAGTCGCTTAGCAAGAGATTGAGCCTAGTAGATACTAGGCTCATTTGGGAGTTTAGCTCAGCTAAGGAGAACGCAAGTTCGACTTTGTCGAAACTGACGTAAGTCAGTGCACGACAGGGATCCAGTGAGTTAAACGACCATTTGGGAGTTTAGCTCAGCTGGGAGAGCATCTGCCTTACAAGCAGAGGGTCAGCGGTTCGATCCCGTTAACTCCCATAGGTCCCGTAGTGTAGCGGTTATCACGTCGCCCTGTCACGGCGAAGATCGCGGGTTCGATTCCCGTCGGGACCGTTAAGATAATGAAAATTATTTTAAGACTCGTTAGCTCAGTTGGTAGAGCAATTGACTTTTAATCAATGGGTCACTGGTTCGAGCCCAGTACGGGTCATATTTTGCGGGTTTGGCGGAATTGGCAGACGCACCAGATTTAGGATCTGGCGCTTTACGGCGTGGGGGTTCAAGTCCCTTAACCCGCATAAGAGAATAATAATGAGCCGGCTTAGCTCAGTTGGTAGAGCATCTGATTTGTAATCAGAGGGTCGCGTGTTCAAGTCATGTAGCCGGCATTTTTTTATATAAAGAAAGCAATGCGAACGTAGTTCAGTGGTAGAACACCACCTTGCCAAGGTGGGGGTCGCGGGTTCGAATCCCGTCGTTCGCTTGAGGAGGCCGGGGTGGCGGAACTGGCAGACGCACAGGACTTAAAATCCTGCGATTGGTAACGATCGTACCGGTTCGATTCCGGTCCTCGGCATAGACAAAGGTTGAAAGAAGCACCCTTAGCTCAACTGGATAGAGTACCTGACTACGAATCAGGCGGTTAGAGGTTCGACTCCTCTAGGGTGCATGGTCGCAAGGCTATGTAATAATTGAATAGGAACGAGCACCCTTAGCTCAACTGGATAGAGTACCTGACTACGAATCAGGCGGTTAGAGGTTCGACTCCTCTAGGGTGCATAAAGCGGTAGCTTTAGATCGGGAAGTAGCTCAGCTTGGTAGAGTACTTGGTTTGGGACCAAGGTGTCGCAGGTTCGAATCCTGTCTTCCCGATATTATGGCGGTGTAGCTCAGCTGGCTAGAGCGTCCGGTTCATACCCGGGAGGTCGGGGGTTCGATCCCCTTCGCCGCTATATTGTTGATCTTGTTGGACCTTTAGCTCAGCTGGTTAGAGCTCTCGGCTCATAACCGAGTGGTCGTAGGTTCAAGTCCTACAAGGTCCATTATTATCTTGGAGGATTACCCAAGTCCGGCTGAAGGGAACGGTCTTGAAAACCGTCAGGCGTGTAAAAGCGTGCGTGGGTTCGAATCCCACATCCTCCTTAATATTAACGCGGGATGGAGCAGCTCGGTAGCTCGTCGGGCTCATAACCCGAAGGTCGTAGGTTCAAATCCTGCTCCCGCAATTTGGCTCGGTAGCTCAGTTGGTAGAGCAATGGATTGAAGCTCCATGTGTCGGCGGTTCGATTCCGTCTCGCGCCATTTCTTTTAATAATAAGCGGGTGTAGTTTAGTGGTAAAACTACAGCCTTCCAAGCTGTTGTCGCGAGTTCGATTCTCGTCACCCGCTTTGAACATAGGTTCATTACCAAGTTTTTAACTTGGGCGCGTAGCTCAGGTGGTTAGAGCGCACGCCTGATAAGCGTGAGGTCGGTGGTTCGAGTCCACTCGTGCCCATTTTGGAGAATTACTCAAGAGGCTGAAGAGGACGGTTTGCTAAATCGTTAGGTCGGGTAACTGGCGCGGGGGTTCGAATCCCCCATTCTCCGTATAATTTCGAAGTTTGAGATATCATCTCAAACTATTTTTTATATTTTTGAAGGTTTTGTCTATGTTCTTGAATCGATTCTTTAAAATTTTTAGTTTTGTGTTTGTTTTAAC
Above is a window of Streptococcus sp. LPB0220 DNA encoding:
- the ftsH gene encoding ATP-dependent zinc metalloprotease FtsH; the encoded protein is MNNRKNNGFVRNPFLYLLIIVAAVTGFQYFFAGNGVGQSQQINYTELVKEIKNDNVKTISYQPNGSVIEIAGTYNKAKESKEDTGIQFFTPSVQKVSRFTSVILPSDITVNELQKLAADHKAEITIKRESSSGMWITILTSIVPFVIVMFFFFSMMNQGGGGGARGAMNFGRNKARAANKEDIKVRFSDVAGAEEEKQELVEVVEFLKDPKRFTKLGARIPAGVLLEGPPGTGKTLLAKAVAGEAGVPFFSISGSDFVEMFVGVGASRVRSLFEDAKKAAPAIIFIDEIDAVGRQRGVGLGGGNDEREQTLNQLLIEMDGFEGNEGIIVIAATNRSDVLDPALLRPGRFDRKVLVGRPDVKGREAILRVHAKNKPLAQDVDLKLVAQQTPGFVGADLENVLNEAALVAARRNKKVIDAADIDEAEDRVIAGPSKKDRTISQKEREMVAYHEAGHTIVGLVLSNARVVHKVTIVPRGRAGGYMIALPKEDQMLLSKEDMKEQLAGLMGGRVAEEIIFNSQTTGASNDFEQATQMARAMVTEYGMSEKLGPVQYEGNHAMFGAQSPQKMISEQTAYEIDEEVRGLLNEARNKAAEIIQGNRETHKLIAEALLKYETLDSVQIKSLYETGKMPENSEHELEEEAKPLSYDEIKSKLEENN
- the tilS gene encoding tRNA lysidine(34) synthetase TilS, which encodes MEKRFLEFCEKQDLFTPHRRVLVALSGGLDSMNLYELLYKNKERLKIHLVLAHVNHGQRPESDLEESELRTLANRRETRIHVAHYSGDFTEAKARTFRYDFFKQIMEKEDCTALVTGHHANDQAETTFMRLIRGTKLRHLSGIPVRQPFGKGELIRPLLTFTKDELMEIPHFEDSSNDSQDYFRNRVRHQYLPEFEKENPQMQASLRYLAEEVTHWHQALKELTSELSIQDLASFRTYSHSVQSFLLEEYLAQFPDLQLGRVQFQELLNLLRKKRNCVHYLKSNYELHQEYDFFEIQKISQKSDDQPLPFLLEFGNIFEIANYKLSFGQPLVGENVEILSVSRETPILIRGRKEGDQLLVNGHHQKLRRWFINHKIPISLRQKALIIEQNHNILSVVGLVTSDLSKPSKSGIMKDSLYIQKIDR
- a CDS encoding sigma-70 family RNA polymerase sigma factor yields the protein MEFNKMYQKVKYIVRKCEKEYYIQLWEKDDWEQEGQLTLFELYQKNPEIETNEELLYTYFKTKFRNHIKDKIRQQESDKRKINRLPYIEIGEISHRISSRKIYLDELVVLRDALKRFKEKLTVKEKEQYEALLANRRCLGKTKMKKKLENYLKDFKNSI
- the hpt gene encoding hypoxanthine phosphoribosyltransferase, whose amino-acid sequence is MLEKDIKKVLVSHDEIVEAAKKLGETLTKEYQGKNPIFVGILKGSVPFMAELINHVDTHIELDFMLVSSYHGGTASSGIINIIKDIDQDITGRDILFVEDIIDTGKTLKSLKELFEERNAASVKIATLLDKPEGRLVEIEADYTCFTIPNEFVVGYGLDYDENYRNLPYVGVLKEEVYSK
- a CDS encoding SP_0009 family protein, which encodes MENILQTVKQFLEFSDEKLEELKKKNQMIKLQKDEKERNTGV
- a CDS encoding serine hydrolase: MSKRFLLLLLVPILFIGSQAASIEQSESSQTMAHPSELYFSSIPANPNVYRKISVFSDPQLKKAKGEILPNTPFTIEQLFVNDEGKAVFKIADKGYVLADSSVIFSDVVQETQEKKQDMWLKPGFKVYDRPLINGAKEKNTPLSPYTKVTVLRTAKTLRDEFVEIEGQGWVNKAFVTEKDNRMEKVQDLLNSKYNSPSYGIYVKQLETGNTAGINPQKEMYSASVTKLPYLYYVQEQLNKKAISPTTTYKYIPEVNDFKGGYEPEGSGSLSKTPDGKEYSVQELVDKIAKESDNVGHNILNYYVTHQSDQDFQKTLDKIAKKHWDVEKREASAEMAGNVMEAVYQQNGSIIDALSSTKYDDQRIARDLPVKVAHKIGDAYDFRHDVAIVYTNSPYVIAIFTDHSNYDTISNISKDIYEVLK